The sequence GGGATTCCGGATCGCATGATCTGCCCCCTCAAGAGGTTTGTTACCCCTATTATTCGGCTTTATCACCGCAGAAACAAGGGGCGGTGGTATTTTTGTGATCTCCGGGGTGGCGTCCGCCGGTCTTCGCGTGGCGGAAAACCTGCCCCTCAGCTACAATGTGCCTTATCCCATTGGAGGAGGTTGACATGAAACACACCTTTGCCGGAACCGTCGCCCTGCTTTGGCTGGCGCTGCTGTTGTCCGGCTGTGGTAATCCCCAGGAAGAGGCCCGCATCAAACTGGGCCAGATGAACCTCAAATATAATGAAGACACCTTCGTGGAGCGGGCCCGGGACGGGGACGTCCTGGCGGTGAGGCTTTTCCTGCAGGCCGGGATGAACCCGGAGGTGGCGGACAAGGAGGGCAAGACCGCCCTCATCGCCGCGGCCCAGAAAGGGCGGGCGCAGATCATCCGGATATTGCTGGAGAAGGGGGCCAACGTCAATGCCAAGGACAAGCGCTTCGGGGGCACTCCCCTCATCTGGGCGGCCTTGCAGGGCGATGTGGAGACCCTGAAGCTGCTTTTGGAGAAGGGCGCCGATCTTGCGGGCACCGATGAGAAAAACGGCATGAATGCGCTTCTGGCCGCCGCGGCCCGGGGACATCTGGAGGCGGCCAAGCTGCTGCTGGAACGGGGCATGCAGGTGAACGCGGCAGACAAGGAAGGCCGCACCCCCCTCTTGTGGGCGGCCCAGAGCGGCAACCAGGAGCTGGTGGCCTTGCTGCTGGACAAAGGGGCCGACCCCAAGGCCCGGGAGAAAAACGGCCTGGACCTGCTTCTGGCCGCAGCCTCCCGGGGACGCCTGGACATAGTAAAACTGGCCCTGGAGAAGGGGGCGGATCTTAACTCGGTGGACAACGAAAGCAACACCGTGCTCATCTGGGCGGTGAAAGGCGGCAATCCCGAGCTGGTCTCCTTCCTGGTGGAGAAGGGCGTGCCGGTCAATGCCCGCAATCAGAAGGGGAAAACGGCCCTGAGCCAGGCTCAGGACGCCAAGCGCCAGGATCTCGTGGATCTCCTCCTCAAAGCCGGAGCCGCCCCGGAAGCCCCCAAGGCGGAGCCGCAGCCCAAGAACCCCTAACCACAGATGGAAGGCGCCCGGACTCGGGGATGGAGCTCTGGGCGCCTTAGTCCCGGCAAGGGGTGGTGCCGAAGGGGTTTTTGCCCAGGCGGCTCAAGAGGTCCAGGAGCAGGCGGGCGGTGGCCCCCCAGATGCAGGTGTCGTTGAGGTGCCAGCAGCAGACGCTCACCGTGCGGCCCTGGTAGGTGTACGGGCCGGTGCGCCAGCGTTCCGGCGGAAAGAATTCTGCCACCGGAAAGGTGAGGAGGCGGGCCACCTCCCGGGGATTGGGGCAAAAATCATAGGGATAGGGGATGACCCCCACGAAGGGGTGGATGAAAAACCCGGTGACCGTGGCGGTGGGCTCGAGCATCCCCAGCACCTGCACCTCTTGCGGGGGGAGACCGATCTCCTCCCAGGTCTCTCGCAAGGCGGTGGCCAGAAGGTGGGGATCGCCGGGGTCGGCCACTCCGCCGGGAAAGGAGATCTGGCTCTGGTGGTGCTTCACCAGCTCGGTGCGCTGGGTGAAGAGGAGGTGGGGCTCCCCTGCCTGCCAGAAAACGGGGACCAGCACCCCGGCAGGGTGGCAGTCGGGTGGGCTGTCGTCGGCCAACGTCACCGGGGCGAGTACGGCGGCCAGCGAAGCGGGCGACAGGGGGAAGCGGAGGCCGGCGGGAGGGTTGTCAGGCATAGACACCACGGGCGCGACTTCCTGACGCGCCATTCTCCGTATTGTCCCCCAGGGCAGGGGATTTGACAAGGCGTCTGCGGCCGCCAGGATTTGACACCCCCGACCGGAAGGGTTATTTTGGAAATACCGGATGCCGGGGTGGATCAAGGGGATGGCCAACCCGGTTCCTGCTCATTTCCTGTGAGGAAGGGACGTCATGACCCAGGAAAAGGATAAGCCCACGGTGCGGGATTATCTGCTGGCGGCCTTGAAAGAGGCCATCCAGATGGAGGTGGACGGCCGCCAGTTTTATCTGGAAGCGGCCAAAAAGGTGCAGAATGAAGGGGTGCGCCAGATCCTCGAATATCTGGCGGAGGCCGAGGTCTACCACATCAAGAAGTTCAACGAAATCTACCACAGCCTGGAAAAGGACCCTAACTGGACCGAGAGCCTGGCCTCTTTCAAGCCTCCCAAGATCGAGCCCTATGCCTGTGTCCTGGCCCTGGAGAAGGCCGAGCAGGGTACCGGCGGCAAGGACGACCTGGAGGCCCTGCGCACCGGCCTCAAAATGGAACAGTGCGCCATCGACTATTATACCAAGCTGGCCAAGGAGACGGAGGTGCCCCTGGCCCGGCGCTTCTTCATCAGCCTGGCCCATGAGGAGCGGGGGCATTACATGATGCTTCTGGACATGCACAATTATCTCACCGACCCGGCGGACTGGTTTTACGTCCACCAGATGGGCCACGTGGACGGCGCCTGAGCCCGGCCGAGGTTCAGGTTTCATGGGTAGCGGACAACAGGAGGCAGGGCCGCCAGGTTCTGCCTCCGTTTCTCTTCAAGCCCTTAATGTGAACTTAATTTTGGCCTGCCCTCTGAGAAATTGCATTTACAGGCTTTTAATTATTCCCCTTGAAATTTTGATCTTGGAATATTCACTTTGAACCTTGAACCTTGAACTTTGAACTTTGAACTTTGAACTTTGAACCTTGAACTTTGGACTTTGGGCCTTGGACTTTGGA is a genomic window of Desulfobaccales bacterium containing:
- a CDS encoding ankyrin repeat domain-containing protein, giving the protein MKHTFAGTVALLWLALLLSGCGNPQEEARIKLGQMNLKYNEDTFVERARDGDVLAVRLFLQAGMNPEVADKEGKTALIAAAQKGRAQIIRILLEKGANVNAKDKRFGGTPLIWAALQGDVETLKLLLEKGADLAGTDEKNGMNALLAAAARGHLEAAKLLLERGMQVNAADKEGRTPLLWAAQSGNQELVALLLDKGADPKAREKNGLDLLLAAASRGRLDIVKLALEKGADLNSVDNESNTVLIWAVKGGNPELVSFLVEKGVPVNARNQKGKTALSQAQDAKRQDLVDLLLKAGAAPEAPKAEPQPKNP
- a CDS encoding CoA pyrophosphatase; translated protein: MPDNPPAGLRFPLSPASLAAVLAPVTLADDSPPDCHPAGVLVPVFWQAGEPHLLFTQRTELVKHHQSQISFPGGVADPGDPHLLATALRETWEEIGLPPQEVQVLGMLEPTATVTGFFIHPFVGVIPYPYDFCPNPREVARLLTFPVAEFFPPERWRTGPYTYQGRTVSVCCWHLNDTCIWGATARLLLDLLSRLGKNPFGTTPCRD
- a CDS encoding ferritin family protein yields the protein MTQEKDKPTVRDYLLAALKEAIQMEVDGRQFYLEAAKKVQNEGVRQILEYLAEAEVYHIKKFNEIYHSLEKDPNWTESLASFKPPKIEPYACVLALEKAEQGTGGKDDLEALRTGLKMEQCAIDYYTKLAKETEVPLARRFFISLAHEERGHYMMLLDMHNYLTDPADWFYVHQMGHVDGA